CCGGCCGCCTTGACCGTGCCGATCGCCTCGCCGGGGGTGCCGACGGCCAGGTCGGCGTACCCGTCCTTGTTGAAGTCGCCGGCGGCGAGCGCGGCGCCGAAGCCGTCCCCGGCCTCGTCCGCGGCGCCGAAGTCCGCCTGGATCAACCGGTGACCGGCGCCGAGGCTGCCGCCGGCGGCGCCCGGGAACACGGTGACGCTGCCCGAGGTCTGCCCGTTCACCGTGTCACCCGGGGCGCCGACGGCGAGGTCCGGGTAGCCGTCCTTGTTGAAGTCGCCGGTCGCCGTCGCGGCGCCGAACCGCGCGCCCGCGGCGGCCGGGAGGCCCCCGTCGGACGGGGTGACGGCGAAACGGCCGAACGGTCGGCCGCCGAACAGGCCGGTCAGGCCGCTCGCCACCGCGGCGGTGGCCTGGTTCGAGGTGTCGGTCTCGCCGAGGCACCCCAGTTGCCCCGAACCGGTCGCGACCGCCACCAGCTCCGGCTGGCCGTCGGAGCCGGTGCGCAGCCCCGCCGCGCCGCCGTCGCCCCGGCAGAGGCCGCCGGTGCCGGTGAGATCGGCCGAGTCGGTGCCGGCGGCGGTCACCGTGAAGGTCGCGCTGTGCGGGGCGTCCGGCACCCACTCGGTGGCCGTCCGGCCGAAGCCGACGAACCGGAGCTGGTCGCCGGTGTGCGGGCCGGTGGCGGCCACCGGCACCGGGCTGACCGTGGTCTCGGCCCGGGACAGGTTCGCCAGGGCCAGGCCGCGGGCGTCGTCGAAGCGGACCGCCAGCACCGGGATGCGGTGCGGGTGGCCGTCCTGGTCGGGAGCGAAGGTGGCGGTGACCGGCCCGGGCAGGTCGGCGGAGGTGAAGCAGGTCCGGGCGGTGAGCACCCAGCGGGGCGCGACGAGTGCCCCGGAGCAGGCCCGGGCGCCCGGGGCGCCGGGGCTGAGGATGTTGAGCCGGACGCTCTGGACGTCCTGGCCGGAGGGCACGGGTGTGCCGCCGGAGATGGCTACCGCCGGGGCGCGGCCGGCCGCGGAGAGCGCGGCGACCACGCTCACCACCGCCAGGATCCGGGCCCCGGTGCGGGCCGGGTGGGACTGGGACATGTTGTTCCCCCGTTGTCGCGGTCGCGGCGCGGTCGCGCCGTGCGGGTCGCCGGCCGGCGCGGGCGGACCGTCCGCAGTGGCCGGACGGCAGTCATAGTGAGCGATGGATGGCCGATTTGTCAGCCCGGGTCGGGCTCGCGGCCTCACCGTGATCCACATCACACTCCGATGGGCGGTGGGCCCGCGGCGGCGGGACGGCGATCCGGTGCCGGACGGCCGTCCTCGGCTAGCGTGGGTGCCATGCCCGACAGCGGTTTCCCCTGGCCGATCGAGACGACCCGACTGGACAACGGCCTGCGCGTGGTGGTGAGCGAGGACCGTACCGCCCCGGCGGTGGCGGTCAACCTCTGGTACGACGTGGGTTCCCGCCACGAACCGGCGGGACAGACCGGTTTCGCCCACCTCTTCGAGCACCTGATGTTCGAGGGTTCGATGCACGTGGCGAAGACCGAGCACATGAAGCTGATCCAGGGCGCGGGCGGCTCGCTCAACGCGACCACCAACCCGGACCGGACCAACTACTTCGAAACCGTCCCGGCCGAGCACCTGGAGCTGGCGCTCTGGCTGGAGGCCGACCGGATGGGCGGCCTCGTGCCGGCGCTGACCCAGGAGACGCTCGACAACCAGCGCGACGTGGTGAAGAACGAGCGGCGGCAACGCTACGAGAACGTCCCGTACGGCGACGCCTGGCTGCGGCTGCTGCCGCTGCTCTATCCGCCCGGCCACCCCTACCACCACGCCACCATCGGGTCCATGGCCGACCTGAACGCCGCCGA
The genomic region above belongs to Micromonospora sp. WMMD1128 and contains:
- a CDS encoding trypsin-like serine protease, with protein sequence MSQSHPARTGARILAVVSVVAALSAAGRAPAVAISGGTPVPSGQDVQSVRLNILSPGAPGARACSGALVAPRWVLTARTCFTSADLPGPVTATFAPDQDGHPHRIPVLAVRFDDARGLALANLSRAETTVSPVPVAATGPHTGDQLRFVGFGRTATEWVPDAPHSATFTVTAAGTDSADLTGTGGLCRGDGGAAGLRTGSDGQPELVAVATGSGQLGCLGETDTSNQATAAVASGLTGLFGGRPFGRFAVTPSDGGLPAAAGARFGAATATGDFNKDGYPDLAVGAPGDTVNGQTSGSVTVFPGAAGGSLGAGHRLIQADFGAADEAGDGFGAALAAGDFNKDGYADLAVGTPGEAIGTVKAAGAIAVFPGGPSGLARGKGYDQGDIGRGDETDDRWGAALAAGDFNNDGYADLAVGAPNEAGSDNVHSGDVSVMRGNSTGTLTYAYNLDQTNAGGANEAGDRFGAALAAGNVTGSVHADLVIGAPGEAPGTLPAAGSIYVVPGAAGEVTTGFGRSQGTSGGVNEAGDNFGAALAVGNFDGDGYADIAVGVTGEAPGSEAKSGALAVYPGASSQVAAGFSVTELAFGRTPGADDLFASALATGDVNGDGRADLIVGAPGATEGGAKGAGFVAVLTGRARTTSQPTSLVASRLIRQPDVQGTSEVGDAFGGAVALADLDRDGRADAFLGSPGEAVPGEPAAGVTVTVLDVATP